A window of Candidatus Gastranaerophilales bacterium contains these coding sequences:
- a CDS encoding RNA methyltransferase, whose protein sequence is MAGYVMQEITSVSNSKIKEYSKLLQKKYREKSCLFIVEGKKAYEEILNANIKIEDVFVTDSCKNQINDNHATFVTEAVIKKLCSTDSPSNIVTIAHKQPNDISIVKNNNIFLIENIKDAGNLGTIIRSAAAFGFENILLIGNTIDIYNPKVIRSSAGNFFKVKVITTDISTLKNQFKDYNYIATALASNAQITPAQIDTQAKNIIMFGSEATGLTQGLIDLANKNLLIPMKNDVESLNLSTAVSVTMYQMFTKTF, encoded by the coding sequence ATGGCAGGCTATGTAATGCAAGAAATAACAAGTGTTTCAAATTCAAAAATAAAAGAATATTCCAAACTTCTTCAAAAAAAGTATCGTGAAAAATCTTGCTTATTCATTGTTGAAGGCAAAAAAGCCTATGAAGAAATTTTGAACGCAAATATAAAAATAGAAGATGTTTTTGTCACTGATAGCTGTAAAAATCAAATTAATGATAATCATGCCACTTTTGTTACAGAAGCTGTAATAAAGAAACTCTGTTCGACTGATTCGCCCTCTAATATTGTAACGATTGCACATAAACAACCAAACGATATTTCTATTGTCAAAAACAATAACATATTTTTAATTGAAAATATTAAAGACGCAGGCAATTTGGGCACAATAATCAGGAGTGCTGCGGCTTTCGGTTTTGAAAATATATTGCTGATAGGTAACACTATTGATATTTACAATCCAAAGGTGATAAGGTCTTCTGCAGGCAATTTTTTCAAAGTAAAAGTAATAACAACTGATATAAGCACTCTTAAAAATCAATTTAAAGATTATAACTATATTGCGACGGCTTTGGCTTCTAATGCACAAATCACACCAGCACAAATCGATACTCAAGCAAAAAACATAATAATGTTCGGCTCGGAAGCTACAGGCTTAACTCAAGGCTTAATAGACCTTGCAAACAAAAATTTGCTTATACCTATGAAAAATGACGTTGAATCGTTAAACCTTTCAACCGCAGTGAGCGTTACAATGTATCAAATGTTTACTAAAACTTTTTGA
- the miaB gene encoding tRNA (N6-isopentenyl adenosine(37)-C2)-methylthiotransferase MiaB, with protein sequence MKKLFIQTLGCQMNKSDSERVSGILSHFGYENTNEPKDADLLIINTCSIRQLSADKAYSQVGLWGKWKKKRPELKIGICGCVAQQDKKNIQKRAPYIDLVFGTHNIYELPSLIQRIEAGEKVCAITEKAVTDDANKFKIDRAKSVNAWIPIIEGCNNFCTYCVVPFTRGRERSRQMDEIIQEAKNAISAGYKEITLLGQNVDSYGKDFDDNKSTLANLLRNLNKIDGKFRIRFVTSYPTDITDDLIDAVEECDKVCDYFHIPMQSGNSEILKDMNRRYDRQQYAQIVNKIRKRFSDVAITSDFIAGFPGETEEQFLDTLSAIDEFELDYQNTAAYSPRIYTKAAKMTDKFVDEDTKAKRLDILNEKNREACLKSNQKCIGKTFEVLIEAKTDKNGTIFCNGRAGNNKLIHFVAPDSNIGDFVNVKVTKAQTWCLYGDLA encoded by the coding sequence ATGAAGAAATTATTTATACAAACACTCGGATGTCAGATGAACAAATCAGATAGTGAAAGAGTTTCCGGAATTCTTTCACACTTTGGCTACGAAAACACAAATGAGCCCAAAGATGCTGATTTATTGATTATAAACACTTGCAGCATAAGACAACTATCAGCTGATAAAGCTTACAGCCAAGTTGGTTTATGGGGTAAATGGAAGAAAAAACGCCCCGAGCTAAAAATCGGAATTTGTGGCTGTGTAGCTCAACAAGATAAAAAAAACATTCAAAAACGTGCCCCATATATTGATTTGGTTTTCGGTACTCATAATATTTATGAGTTGCCATCTCTTATACAACGAATAGAAGCAGGCGAAAAAGTTTGTGCAATCACTGAAAAAGCTGTCACTGATGACGCTAACAAATTTAAAATAGACAGAGCCAAAAGCGTAAATGCTTGGATACCTATTATTGAAGGTTGTAACAACTTTTGTACATATTGTGTTGTCCCTTTCACTCGTGGTCGCGAAAGAAGCAGGCAAATGGACGAAATTATCCAAGAAGCTAAAAACGCTATCTCTGCCGGATACAAGGAAATTACCCTCCTCGGTCAAAATGTCGACAGCTATGGCAAAGATTTCGATGATAACAAATCAACTCTCGCTAATTTGCTAAGAAATTTGAATAAAATAGACGGCAAATTCCGCATAAGATTTGTAACTTCATACCCTACTGACATAACTGATGATTTGATTGATGCAGTTGAAGAATGTGACAAAGTTTGTGATTACTTCCATATTCCGATGCAATCAGGCAATTCTGAAATTTTGAAAGATATGAACAGAAGATACGACCGACAACAATATGCTCAAATCGTAAATAAAATCAGAAAAAGATTCTCTGACGTTGCTATAACAAGTGATTTTATAGCCGGTTTCCCGGGAGAAACAGAAGAACAATTCTTAGATACTTTATCCGCAATAGATGAGTTTGAATTAGATTACCAAAATACAGCCGCATATTCGCCAAGGATTTACACTAAAGCAGCGAAAATGACCGACAAATTTGTCGACGAAGATACAAAAGCTAAAAGGCTTGATATTTTAAACGAAAAAAACCGTGAAGCTTGCCTCAAATCAAACCAAAAATGTATTGGCAAAACATTCGAGGTATTAATAGAAGCAAAAACCGATAAAAACGGAACCATCTTCTGCAACGGCAGAGCTGGCAACAACAAGCTCATTCATTTCGTTGCACCAGACAGCAATATCGGTGATTTCGTAAATGTAAAAGTAACAAAAGCTCAAACTTGGTGCTTATATGGCGACCTTGCTTAA
- a CDS encoding SPFH/Band 7/PHB domain protein, producing MSVISIVLLVFVILLALKGFKIVKQAEVIIIERLGKFEKVLDSGIHFIIPIVEAPRGVFWKQVAKGADGRNYAYIAERERIDLRECVYDFPRQNVITKDNVSISINALIYFQIVNPKSAVYEIQNLPEAIEKLTQTTLRNIIGELDLDETLVSRDTINAKLRAILDEASNKWGVKVNRVELQDVIPPADIQAAMEKQMKAERDRRASILEAEGLKKSAILKAEGQKEAEINKAEGDKKAAILRADGNAQARILEADGEKQAIQKIIEAIQSHGQPDKYLIAMKYLETLKGMVEGENNKVVYMPYEASGILSSIDGIKQMLDSGK from the coding sequence ATGAGTGTAATTAGTATTGTACTTCTTGTATTCGTGATTTTATTGGCTCTTAAAGGCTTTAAAATTGTGAAACAAGCTGAAGTTATCATTATCGAACGACTAGGAAAGTTTGAAAAAGTGTTGGATTCAGGGATACATTTTATTATTCCTATCGTTGAAGCACCAAGAGGAGTCTTTTGGAAACAAGTTGCAAAAGGTGCAGATGGTAGAAATTATGCCTATATAGCTGAAAGAGAACGTATTGACTTGAGAGAATGTGTCTATGATTTTCCTCGTCAAAACGTGATTACAAAAGACAATGTATCAATCAGTATCAATGCTTTGATATATTTTCAAATTGTAAACCCTAAAAGTGCAGTATATGAAATTCAAAATTTGCCTGAAGCTATTGAAAAACTAACGCAAACTACATTGAGAAATATCATAGGCGAACTCGATTTAGATGAAACATTGGTTTCTCGAGATACTATTAATGCAAAATTAAGAGCAATACTTGATGAAGCGTCTAATAAATGGGGCGTAAAAGTAAACAGGGTTGAGCTCCAAGATGTTATTCCACCTGCAGACATTCAAGCGGCAATGGAAAAACAAATGAAAGCTGAACGTGATAGGCGTGCTTCTATTTTAGAAGCTGAGGGATTGAAAAAATCTGCAATTTTGAAAGCTGAAGGACAAAAAGAAGCTGAAATAAATAAAGCTGAAGGTGATAAAAAAGCTGCTATATTAAGAGCTGACGGTAATGCTCAAGCTCGTATTTTGGAAGCAGATGGTGAAAAACAAGCAATTCAAAAGATTATTGAAGCTATTCAAAGTCACGGTCAACCTGACAAATATTTAATCGCAATGAAATATCTTGAAACCTTGAAAGGTATGGTCGAAGGTGAAAACAATAAGGTCGTTTATATGCCTTATGAAGCCTCTGGCATTTTGAGTTCTATTGACGGAATTAAACAAATGCTTGACTCAGGCAAATAA
- a CDS encoding glycosyltransferase, which translates to MKKTKNNERNKPKASIIVASYNYENYIKETLDSLVAQTYRDFEVIVVDDGSKDSSLNIIKKYEAKYDYIHIYTHENGANKGLVATLKLALSKAQGEYIAFCESDDYWRNDYLDKKIALIEKNKNVAIIGNDIQLIGNTDLKQSYISACNITFEGRNKIKLPALQDKVFNPLATFSAVMVKRDILMSCDFDTPIPAWLDFWLWRQILAVYPAYYINEKISFWRIHESYNADANAAEYSKKSELFIKESNKIIQAKLGLIRFFFLKFWEKFFTK; encoded by the coding sequence ATGAAAAAAACAAAAAATAATGAACGGAATAAACCAAAAGCAAGTATAATAGTTGCAAGTTACAACTATGAAAATTATATCAAAGAGACGCTGGACTCTTTGGTTGCACAGACTTATCGTGATTTCGAGGTCATTGTTGTAGATGATGGTTCTAAAGATAGCTCACTTAATATTATTAAGAAATATGAAGCAAAATATGACTATATTCACATTTACACACACGAAAATGGTGCCAACAAAGGGCTTGTTGCAACCCTAAAACTAGCGTTATCAAAGGCTCAAGGGGAATATATTGCATTTTGCGAGAGTGACGATTACTGGCGTAACGACTACTTAGACAAGAAAATAGCCCTTATTGAGAAAAATAAAAATGTTGCTATAATTGGCAATGATATTCAACTGATAGGTAATACAGACCTGAAACAGTCCTATATATCGGCTTGCAATATTACTTTTGAGGGGAGAAACAAGATAAAACTACCTGCACTACAAGATAAAGTTTTTAACCCGTTAGCCACATTTTCTGCTGTTATGGTTAAAAGGGATATATTGATGAGTTGTGATTTTGACACACCTATTCCTGCATGGCTTGATTTTTGGCTCTGGCGTCAAATTTTAGCAGTGTATCCAGCCTATTATATCAATGAAAAAATCTCATTCTGGCGTATACACGAAAGCTACAACGCTGATGCTAATGCCGCTGAGTATTCCAAAAAGTCTGAACTATTCATTAAAGAAAGCAACAAAATTATACAAGCCAAACTCGGTCTTATTCGCTTTTTCTTCTTGAAATTCTGGGAAAAGTTCTTCACTAAATGA
- a CDS encoding M24 family metallopeptidase, which produces MELINKLKNFLKEYNADALLINSTNEFLVEYNQFEKNARYSVTGFSGSTGDVLLTSEKVFQFVDGRYHEQADLEVDTSIVDVVKLQMGQQYIKELATRLKNDSVLLVVGKKISSAFLNALNCELEQKNITFKILDFDPVFSLGQKKYKNEKQKLFLIDKNIAGETASEKLEKISSKLAENESIVVSALEDIAYLTNIRSYDIPYSSSFYAKMLIDKHTVKLYTDSNINLDENMSETFKILPLKNFDEDLKSIKNATVKIDEKTINTYDLYNIDESNNLQYSNISTLKTQKNDSELKHFKSSFERADNALMIISDMINSNKIYSETDYYDALVDSFYNNEAQSLSFKPIIAAGTNSSIIHYSHPKNNFFVNEGDFLLVDCGGYYEGGYATDITRTFLKGTPTDYQKIVYTTVLKAFFTAYKASYTTRNTWYDIDKKARDVINQANLAGFSFNHSTGHGVGLNVHETPPALAPSDLSKKQITHNAVFSIEPGIYKPLYGGVRLENTVYSSITNGKVSINTLSKFKFEPKLVDFSMLSDIEREYFEEWQAM; this is translated from the coding sequence ATGGAATTAATAAATAAACTAAAAAACTTTTTAAAAGAATACAATGCTGATGCTCTACTTATAAATTCTACAAACGAATTTTTGGTAGAGTATAATCAGTTTGAAAAAAATGCCCGATATTCTGTAACAGGCTTTTCAGGCTCAACGGGTGATGTTCTTTTGACTTCTGAAAAGGTATTTCAATTTGTTGATGGTAGATATCATGAGCAAGCCGATTTAGAGGTTGATACGAGCATTGTAGATGTCGTAAAATTACAGATGGGGCAACAATATATCAAAGAACTTGCAACTCGCCTTAAAAATGATTCTGTACTTTTAGTAGTTGGCAAAAAAATCTCAAGTGCATTTTTGAACGCTTTAAATTGCGAATTAGAGCAGAAGAATATAACATTTAAAATTTTAGATTTTGACCCGGTTTTTTCTCTTGGTCAAAAAAAATATAAAAATGAAAAGCAAAAATTATTTTTGATAGACAAAAACATTGCAGGTGAAACCGCTTCTGAAAAGCTCGAAAAAATATCATCTAAATTGGCAGAAAATGAATCAATTGTAGTTTCTGCTCTGGAAGATATTGCATATTTAACAAATATTCGCTCTTATGATATTCCATATAGTTCGTCATTTTATGCCAAAATGTTGATTGATAAGCACACTGTCAAACTTTATACTGATAGTAATATAAATCTCGATGAAAATATGAGCGAAACTTTTAAAATTTTACCATTGAAAAATTTTGACGAGGATTTAAAATCTATCAAAAACGCCACTGTAAAAATAGATGAGAAGACTATAAATACTTATGATTTGTATAATATAGACGAAAGCAATAATCTTCAATACAGCAATATTTCGACTTTAAAAACACAAAAGAATGATAGTGAACTTAAACACTTCAAATCCTCGTTTGAACGGGCTGACAACGCTTTGATGATTATTTCAGATATGATTAATTCAAATAAAATATATTCTGAAACTGATTATTATGATGCACTTGTCGACTCTTTTTACAATAATGAAGCACAAAGCTTGAGTTTTAAACCAATAATAGCAGCGGGTACAAATTCTTCTATTATACACTATTCTCACCCTAAAAATAATTTTTTTGTTAATGAAGGTGACTTTTTGCTCGTAGATTGTGGCGGTTATTACGAAGGTGGCTATGCTACAGATATAACAAGAACTTTTCTTAAAGGGACTCCTACTGATTATCAAAAAATAGTTTATACAACTGTTTTGAAGGCTTTTTTCACCGCATACAAAGCTTCTTATACAACTAGAAATACTTGGTATGATATAGACAAAAAGGCTCGAGATGTCATAAATCAAGCCAATTTGGCAGGATTTTCCTTTAATCACTCGACAGGCCATGGCGTCGGGCTCAATGTCCACGAAACGCCTCCTGCTTTAGCACCATCTGATTTGTCAAAAAAACAGATTACTCATAATGCTGTTTTTTCAATTGAACCAGGGATTTATAAACCACTTTATGGCGGCGTTAGACTTGAAAATACAGTCTATAGCTCAATAACTAATGGTAAAGTTTCAATTAATACACTTTCAAAATTTAAGTTTGAACCCAAACTTGTTGATTTTTCTATGTTATCAGACATTGAAAGAGAATATTTCGAAGAATGGCAGGCTATGTAA
- a CDS encoding 3'-5' exonuclease gives MGNILDGLNREQKEAVIEPEGTLLVLAGAGCGKTKVLTTRIAQLVQSGVSPYEILAVTFTNKAAKEMVERLSKMVGEEKAKKMWVGTFHSICGRILRTDIDKYKDPDSGKKYDKSFVIYDETDSNAIIKNALKKLNLDEKVYIPKVVKAAISNAKNKMWDSYTYASRARDYRSQKYSEIYSEYQKQLQLNNALDFDDMLMLAVKLFEESDEVREKYHNRFKHILVDEFQDTNISQYQMINSIYTNAKTEDELNGRSLCVVGDVDQSIYSWRGADFRIILNFQSSFPKAKLVKLEQNYRSVETILTAANSIITNNTQRVSKNLYSNLGKGEMIQLFEAQDEADEASYIMQNIRRLLNETSIGHIALLYRTNSQSRALEEACIANGVPYKIVGGLKFYDRKEIKDIIAYLKLIYNSDDSQSLRRIINVPKRSIGDTTMQKLIKISIDSDMSIYKILADIDEYDDFSNGIKTKLKGFYGLIEDLKSKWEMLALPEFITTILDETGYLSELRSEDTPENEARIDNLQELINVAKDFEPLEEGNDLGEFLSQVSLVSDIDSYNDEAETLTLMTLHSAKGLEFDYVFLTGLEEGIFPHSRSQNSLTEMEEERRLMYVGVTRAKKRLFITHAKRRQMWGEYRYYNQSRFLEEIPQSVIESNISDAVSMSGSHRKTFNAAVDKMRSMPQRETSSGSIAPTNSFGRGFVAPQKRKAMVVKAQANIAKKAEKQAQDEEKIKKLLDDNPIKRMLEEKKAKERALEEEKAKKPQPEIKEFFQGDRVFHSKFGIGHIKDIKVLSGAKMYVVDFGLQGEKALDASFCNLKKF, from the coding sequence ATGGGAAATATTTTAGACGGATTAAACAGGGAGCAGAAAGAGGCGGTTATTGAACCAGAGGGTACATTACTTGTACTCGCAGGTGCAGGCTGCGGAAAAACGAAAGTATTAACAACCAGAATTGCTCAACTTGTGCAATCTGGGGTTTCTCCATACGAGATATTAGCTGTAACTTTCACCAACAAGGCTGCCAAAGAAATGGTTGAACGTCTGTCAAAAATGGTTGGTGAAGAAAAAGCAAAAAAAATGTGGGTCGGTACTTTTCATAGTATTTGTGGACGAATTTTAAGGACTGATATCGACAAATATAAAGACCCTGATAGTGGTAAAAAATACGATAAATCTTTCGTTATTTACGATGAAACTGACTCAAATGCAATCATAAAAAATGCTTTGAAAAAACTAAATCTTGATGAAAAAGTTTACATTCCCAAAGTTGTTAAAGCTGCTATATCAAATGCTAAAAACAAAATGTGGGATTCCTATACTTATGCTAGTCGAGCTCGTGATTATCGATCTCAAAAATATTCTGAAATATATTCTGAGTATCAAAAGCAACTTCAATTAAATAACGCCTTGGATTTTGACGACATGTTAATGCTCGCCGTAAAACTATTTGAAGAATCTGATGAAGTAAGAGAAAAGTACCACAACAGATTTAAGCATATTTTGGTTGACGAGTTTCAAGATACAAACATTTCTCAATATCAAATGATTAACTCTATATATACAAATGCAAAAACTGAAGATGAGCTAAATGGTCGTAGTTTATGTGTCGTAGGAGATGTCGACCAATCCATATATAGTTGGCGTGGTGCTGATTTTAGGATTATTCTTAATTTTCAGTCTTCGTTTCCTAAAGCAAAACTTGTTAAATTAGAGCAAAATTACCGTTCTGTTGAAACTATATTAACTGCCGCAAACTCAATCATCACAAATAACACACAACGTGTCAGCAAAAACTTATATTCTAACCTTGGAAAAGGTGAGATGATTCAGCTGTTTGAGGCTCAAGATGAAGCAGATGAAGCCTCATACATTATGCAAAATATCAGAAGACTTTTAAATGAAACATCAATAGGGCATATTGCTCTTTTATACAGGACAAATTCTCAATCAAGAGCTCTTGAAGAAGCTTGTATTGCAAATGGCGTACCTTATAAAATAGTCGGCGGATTGAAATTCTATGATAGGAAAGAAATTAAAGACATAATCGCTTATTTAAAACTTATTTACAACTCTGACGATTCGCAAAGTTTGCGTAGGATTATCAATGTTCCAAAAAGAAGCATCGGCGACACAACTATGCAAAAACTGATTAAGATATCTATTGATTCGGATATGTCAATCTACAAAATATTAGCCGATATAGATGAATATGATGACTTTTCAAATGGCATCAAGACAAAATTGAAAGGCTTTTATGGTCTTATAGAAGATTTAAAATCAAAGTGGGAAATGCTCGCTTTGCCGGAATTTATAACTACAATTCTTGATGAAACCGGTTATTTATCTGAACTTAGAAGCGAAGACACACCTGAAAATGAAGCTCGAATCGACAATTTGCAAGAATTAATAAATGTCGCAAAAGACTTTGAGCCACTAGAAGAAGGCAATGATTTGGGGGAATTTTTATCACAGGTTTCTCTTGTTAGCGATATTGACTCCTATAACGATGAAGCTGAAACTTTAACATTGATGACCTTGCATAGTGCAAAAGGACTTGAGTTTGATTATGTGTTCTTAACTGGTTTAGAAGAAGGCATTTTCCCGCACAGTCGTTCTCAAAACAGCCTTACAGAAATGGAGGAAGAACGCAGGTTAATGTATGTTGGCGTCACTAGGGCTAAAAAAAGATTGTTCATAACTCATGCAAAAAGACGTCAAATGTGGGGGGAATATAGGTATTATAACCAAAGTAGGTTCTTAGAAGAAATTCCGCAATCTGTAATAGAAAGTAACATATCAGATGCTGTGTCAATGTCTGGTTCTCACAGAAAAACATTCAATGCTGCTGTTGATAAAATGCGTTCAATGCCACAAAGAGAAACTTCTTCTGGCAGTATTGCCCCAACAAACTCTTTCGGAAGAGGATTTGTTGCTCCACAAAAACGCAAAGCTATGGTTGTTAAAGCACAGGCTAATATAGCAAAAAAAGCCGAAAAACAGGCTCAAGATGAAGAAAAAATAAAAAAACTGCTTGATGATAATCCGATAAAAAGAATGCTTGAAGAAAAAAAAGCAAAAGAACGTGCATTAGAAGAAGAAAAAGCTAAAAAGCCTCAACCTGAGATAAAAGAATTTTTCCAAGGCGACAGAGTTTTTCATTCAAAATTCGGCATCGGGCATATTAAAGATATAAAAGTACTTTCAGGTGCAAAAATGTATGTCGTAGACTTCGGTCTACAGGGCGAAAAAGCCTTAGATGCAAGCTTTTGCAACCTCAAAAAGTTTTAG
- a CDS encoding DNA-processing protein DprA has protein sequence MTDEKKNDQSIMVPLDDLDKIDEKSANTLDMLAVELATIQQSAKNIAIIGSRNLPITHQQIIEILAYALVMQGNTIVTSGGSSGTNAAAIRGAMKANPDKLRVILPQTIGQQPSDVQDQLIGVPNIIEHPDRAMMTLADASRICNREIIDEGQQLICFLSHTSGTLHKAIGHAEDSHKVVTAFYLD, from the coding sequence ATGACAGACGAAAAGAAAAATGACCAATCGATAATGGTACCGCTTGACGATTTAGATAAAATTGATGAAAAAAGTGCAAATACTCTGGATATGCTAGCTGTTGAACTCGCTACAATCCAACAATCAGCCAAGAACATTGCTATTATCGGAAGTAGAAATCTTCCTATCACGCACCAACAAATAATTGAAATTTTAGCTTATGCACTTGTAATGCAAGGCAATACAATTGTTACAAGCGGAGGTTCATCAGGTACAAACGCTGCTGCAATCAGAGGTGCAATGAAAGCTAACCCTGATAAATTAAGAGTCATTTTGCCTCAAACAATCGGACAACAACCTTCTGACGTTCAAGACCAATTGATTGGTGTTCCTAATATTATTGAGCACCCCGATAGAGCAATGATGACACTTGCTGACGCTAGCAGAATTTGTAACAGAGAAATTATTGACGAAGGTCAACAACTTATTTGCTTCTTATCACATACATCTGGCACTTTGCACAAAGCAATTGGACATGCGGAAGATTCTCATAAGGTTGTTACAGCTTTCTATCTTGATTAA
- a CDS encoding FAD-dependent oxidoreductase — MKSYYDVIVVGGGTAGVATAYMAAKLGLHVLLVEKNIHLGGTITSGLVIPAMKTNDLGINSTFFNDLIEFANSYGAQYTYIDGNKGWFNPELLKIVLDKMLNYVGVDIYLATSFNKAKEKNGRFVLHFSQEMLSLHSETKYLVDATSNGKIFQSLNCEFLNKDKNENQAITLRFTMAGVNLKDFSDWIMKFDSDRNVTTCVADIQIHLSTAYTWDTNINWALRPLFTKAVEDGVLREEDTAYFQLFTIPGMPSSIAFNCPRIQINDCEENYLSKAAIKGREQIFRLAEFCKIYLKGFENAYISNIADMLGIRESNRVKGKHIYTEFELLDKKKFDNVALSSDYPIDIHSIKKDDSTLHFTKGNYFLPIESLISDKYDNLFIAGRALSATFKAQAALRVQTCCFAMGEAIAKYIKQKET; from the coding sequence ATGAAAAGCTACTACGATGTTATTGTTGTTGGAGGCGGTACAGCTGGGGTTGCAACTGCATATATGGCTGCAAAATTGGGTCTACATGTGTTATTGGTTGAAAAAAATATCCATCTAGGCGGAACAATCACCTCCGGGCTTGTTATTCCTGCAATGAAAACAAACGATTTAGGCATAAATTCTACTTTCTTCAATGATTTAATTGAATTTGCAAACTCCTACGGTGCTCAATATACTTATATTGATGGCAACAAAGGGTGGTTTAATCCAGAACTTTTAAAAATAGTTTTGGACAAAATGCTCAATTATGTTGGCGTAGACATTTATTTAGCAACAAGTTTTAACAAAGCTAAAGAAAAAAATGGACGATTTGTCCTACATTTTTCACAAGAAATGTTATCACTACATTCCGAAACGAAATATCTTGTAGATGCAACTTCAAATGGTAAAATTTTTCAAAGTTTAAATTGTGAATTTTTAAATAAAGATAAGAATGAAAATCAAGCTATTACGCTGCGTTTTACAATGGCTGGAGTCAATTTGAAAGATTTTTCAGACTGGATAATGAAATTCGATTCAGATAGGAATGTTACGACCTGTGTAGCAGATATTCAAATCCACTTGTCCACTGCTTATACTTGGGACACTAATATAAATTGGGCCCTTAGACCTCTATTTACTAAAGCTGTAGAAGATGGTGTTTTAAGAGAAGAAGATACCGCCTATTTTCAGCTATTCACAATCCCAGGCATGCCCTCATCCATAGCATTTAACTGTCCAAGAATTCAAATAAATGATTGCGAAGAAAATTATCTCTCAAAAGCCGCTATAAAAGGACGAGAGCAGATATTTAGGCTGGCTGAATTTTGTAAAATTTATTTAAAAGGATTTGAAAACGCATATATTTCAAATATTGCCGATATGCTTGGTATTAGGGAGTCTAACAGGGTAAAAGGCAAACATATTTACACTGAATTTGAGCTTCTTGATAAGAAAAAATTTGACAATGTTGCTTTATCTTCTGATTATCCAATAGATATACATTCTATAAAAAAAGACGACAGCACATTGCATTTTACAAAAGGAAATTATTTTTTACCTATAGAATCATTGATTTCAGACAAATATGATAATTTATTCATAGCGGGTAGAGCACTTAGTGCGACCTTTAAAGCACAAGCAGCACTAAGAGTTCAGACGTGTTGTTTTGCAATGGGTGAAGCCATTGCAAAATATATAAAACAAAAAGAGACTTAA
- a CDS encoding NfeD family protein produces the protein MEIWQIWCIAGIVLLIIEMFTPVMFFLCLAVAAFVTAIVAAIGFSVMFHSIAFAVATILLILFIRPYLLSKFNNNDKQTGIEAKYIGKNATVIAPVTKSSGRIAIYGEEWDARTDYDCTIEPDSQVKIISNDSIVMKVEPLKDIKENNNECN, from the coding sequence ATGGAAATTTGGCAAATTTGGTGCATTGCAGGAATTGTTCTTTTGATAATTGAAATGTTTACACCGGTAATGTTCTTTTTATGTTTGGCTGTCGCAGCTTTTGTTACGGCGATTGTTGCTGCAATTGGCTTTTCGGTTATGTTCCACTCTATTGCTTTCGCAGTGGCAACTATATTGCTAATACTTTTCATACGACCGTATTTACTAAGCAAATTTAATAATAATGATAAACAAACAGGTATTGAAGCAAAATATATAGGTAAAAATGCAACTGTAATTGCACCTGTTACCAAATCCTCCGGAAGAATTGCCATATATGGGGAAGAATGGGACGCTCGGACGGATTATGATTGCACTATAGAACCGGATAGTCAAGTTAAAATAATTTCTAACGACAGTATCGTTATGAAGGTTGAACCGCTCAAAGATATAAAGGAGAATAATAATGAGTGTAATTAG
- a CDS encoding peptidylprolyl isomerase produces MPTYVRASHLLVKTEEEAKSLREEILEGKDFAQVASEVSMCPSGANGGDLGFFTKGQMVQEFEDAAFSMKVGEVSDPIKTQFGYHLIKLTDTKD; encoded by the coding sequence ATGCCTACATACGTTAGAGCGAGCCATTTATTGGTTAAAACAGAAGAAGAAGCTAAAAGTTTGAGAGAAGAAATTCTTGAAGGAAAAGATTTTGCACAAGTTGCATCAGAAGTTTCAATGTGCCCATCAGGTGCAAACGGCGGTGATTTAGGGTTTTTCACAAAGGGACAAATGGTTCAAGAATTTGAAGATGCTGCTTTTTCGATGAAAGTCGGTGAAGTTTCTGACCCAATAAAAACACAATTCGGTTATCATTTGATAAAGCTGACCGATACAAAGGACTAA